One genomic window of [Clostridium] scindens ATCC 35704 includes the following:
- a CDS encoding SpoIIIAH-like family protein, with the protein MKRIFKKNQIIIAALAVMIAAAGYLNYSGKLFGDKDTAEKTNAELANKELLDISEEDVTTSASDDIKSQDGTDSDGSVDGTPGEAVLTSGEASAVVAEAKVTREQVRAKNKESLMEIIDNENLSDEQKQDAVNQMVAMTDIAEKEAAAETLLASKGFSEAVVSLTQDAADVVVNAAELSDANRAQIEDIITRKTGVAAQNIVITPVYSEGK; encoded by the coding sequence GTGAAACGAATCTTTAAAAAGAACCAGATTATTATTGCAGCATTGGCCGTAATGATTGCGGCGGCAGGATATCTGAATTACTCCGGAAAATTATTCGGGGATAAGGATACGGCAGAAAAGACGAATGCAGAACTTGCAAATAAGGAACTTCTGGACATATCTGAGGAGGATGTGACGACAAGCGCGTCCGATGATATCAAGAGCCAGGACGGCACCGACAGCGACGGAAGCGTGGACGGGACGCCGGGAGAGGCTGTACTAACAAGCGGCGAGGCAAGCGCCGTGGTTGCAGAAGCAAAGGTGACCAGGGAACAAGTAAGAGCCAAGAACAAAGAGTCCCTGATGGAAATCATCGACAACGAGAACTTAAGCGATGAGCAGAAACAGGACGCGGTGAACCAGATGGTGGCAATGACGGATATTGCGGAAAAAGAAGCTGCAGCCGAGACGCTTCTGGCATCCAAAGGCTTCAGCGAGGCCGTAGTAAGCCTGACCCAGGATGCGGCAGACGTAGTCGTGAATGCGGCAGAATTAAGCGACGCCAACCGGGCGCAGATCGAAGACATCATTACCCGTAAGACTGGCGTGGCGGCACAAAACATCGTGATTACGCCGGTGTATTCCGAAGGAAAGTAG